A single window of Chitinophagales bacterium DNA harbors:
- the gldN gene encoding gliding motility protein GldN, with amino-acid sequence MKSPLLLLSLLGFGASILSAQNPDNFTFTTETEYSTGLVELHPLQKVADTKPKQKESYTEEKSETPKANIPQNKVIDGAYVRHIAKDRKPLPYPNIREADVFWQKRIWREVNVHQKMNQIFADSRDPFVNVLMDIAAQKEDAYIFADEDFKTPIPILEVKKSLGLTDTILVIDPYTYQEYTEIVTNEFNWQTVETFRFKEDWIFDENTSRMHIRILGIAPVVNVVDDNGELRGQRTLFWAYYPSFRKYLVNVETYNRLNDGMRLTWDDILEARMFVSNIVKESNIFDRRIKDYAVGKDALMESERIKQEIMEIEHNLWSY; translated from the coding sequence ATGAAAAGTCCACTGTTGCTGCTGTCACTGCTAGGGTTTGGTGCTTCTATTCTTTCGGCGCAAAATCCTGATAATTTCACCTTTACCACCGAAACCGAATATTCAACAGGATTGGTAGAACTCCATCCACTGCAAAAAGTGGCTGATACCAAACCCAAGCAAAAAGAATCTTACACAGAAGAGAAATCCGAAACTCCTAAAGCTAACATCCCGCAAAACAAGGTAATAGATGGTGCTTATGTGCGTCACATTGCCAAAGACCGAAAGCCACTGCCTTACCCCAATATTAGGGAAGCAGATGTTTTTTGGCAGAAACGAATTTGGCGAGAAGTGAATGTTCACCAAAAAATGAATCAAATTTTTGCAGACTCCAGAGACCCGTTTGTCAATGTGTTGATGGACATTGCAGCCCAAAAAGAGGATGCCTACATCTTTGCAGATGAAGACTTCAAAACGCCTATTCCCATTTTGGAGGTCAAAAAATCGCTGGGTTTGACCGATACGATTCTGGTAATCGACCCTTACACTTACCAAGAATATACGGAGATTGTAACAAATGAGTTTAATTGGCAAACGGTTGAAACTTTCCGTTTCAAAGAAGACTGGATTTTTGATGAAAACACTTCTCGGATGCACATTCGTATATTGGGCATTGCGCCTGTGGTGAATGTGGTGGACGACAATGGTGAACTTCGAGGGCAACGCACCTTGTTTTGGGCTTATTATCCCAGCTTTCGCAAATATTTGGTGAATGTAGAAACTTACAATCGCTTGAATGATGGGATGCGATTAACGTGGGACGATATTTTGGAGGCCAGAATGTTTGTGAGCAACATTGTGAAAGAATCCAATATTTTTGACCGCCGCATCAAAGACTATGCAGTGGGGAAAGATGCTTTGATGGAATCGGAACGCATCAAACAGGAAATAATGGAGATCGAACACAATTTGTGGTCATATTGA
- a CDS encoding fatty acid desaturase family protein codes for MEKLSASTYLTREERKMLMQKNDLQAAIEVIVNWLWIVAAFALVYFFPNILTILIALFILGGKQLACAILMHDASHHAVFTHPKVNDFVGKWFGAYPVFQDMLKYRPYHYRHHVTTGTDDDPDLLLTRGYPTSRASMFRKFTRDLTGITGIKTHIGLLMLHLEYLQYGKDGKLEKVSQKNRTWGAFFRTLLQNLGGAIFTNALIWGICWLIGAPYLYLLWIGAMLTTFQFSLRVRSMAEHSMVEDSEDPIRNTRTTYANWLERMLFAPYHVNFHLEHHMLMAVPPYNLPKMHELLKERGFYEKGLLEKGYWRILRMAVKEG; via the coding sequence ATGGAAAAACTATCAGCCAGCACTTACTTGACCAGAGAAGAACGAAAAATGCTGATGCAAAAAAACGATTTGCAGGCAGCTATTGAAGTGATTGTAAATTGGTTGTGGATTGTTGCAGCCTTCGCTTTGGTCTATTTTTTCCCAAATATTTTGACCATTCTCATTGCACTATTCATTTTGGGCGGCAAACAGTTGGCGTGTGCCATTTTGATGCACGATGCTTCTCACCATGCCGTTTTCACCCATCCCAAAGTCAATGATTTTGTCGGCAAATGGTTTGGAGCTTATCCCGTTTTTCAGGATATGCTGAAATACCGCCCCTATCACTACCGACATCACGTCACCACAGGTACAGACGACGACCCCGATTTGCTGCTCACACGAGGATATCCAACGAGTCGAGCCAGTATGTTCCGCAAATTCACCAGAGATTTGACGGGTATCACAGGCATCAAAACACACATTGGTCTATTGATGCTGCACCTTGAATACCTACAATATGGCAAGGATGGTAAACTCGAAAAAGTATCTCAGAAAAACCGTACTTGGGGGGCTTTCTTCCGCACCTTGCTGCAAAATTTGGGTGGGGCAATCTTCACCAATGCTTTGATATGGGGAATTTGTTGGTTAATCGGTGCTCCTTATTTGTATTTACTTTGGATAGGAGCGATGTTGACTACTTTTCAATTTAGCCTGCGGGTTCGGTCTATGGCAGAACATTCGATGGTTGAAGATTCCGAAGATCCGATTCGCAATACCCGCACGACTTATGCCAATTGGCTGGAGCGTATGTTGTTTGCACCCTACCATGTCAATTTTCACCTCGAACACCACATGCTCATGGCAGTTCCGCCTTACAATTTGCCGAAAATGCACGAGTTATTGAAGGAAAGGGGGTTTTATGAAAAGGGATTGTTGGAAAAGGGATATTGGAGGATATTGAGGATGGCGGTAAAAGAAGGGTGA
- a CDS encoding AAA family ATPase translates to MKISEIHIKNFRQFEDLKLNLTYPKDHPTKAGRALDKVCIIGQSGTGKTTLLKILREGILSSLYNTVPTVTNAIPKINFGENEHVKVSCIQYLSNGIGVPNYKIGNRKEDENNKSRYKPKNPQITKQLLYFPENLTNVKDFEEIQFTSVEERKKTDTLFQLMSHFFYFEFNQDTAAALWRNHLNIINKHRNLEVDFRIALTKRAEKESVDIKSAMEHWRAENPNPLKKLADECLDKLLNKLHLATKTEIDSVEELNTIQIQLLKEGKTIPYQDLSTGTKQILYTAFPLYYLLQKDTIVLMDQPENSLYPDMQTQIVPFYLSLNKKEENETQFFFATHSPLIASSFEPWEIVELKFDEKGKVYREKYYTGEGTHIDDYFLDPRYLRWDSILTKVFDLEEEGNTSFRAKKLMEFSILKNQLTTLKDEGKLLNPTPETQKTIEAYKKAGQLLDWTSLNGH, encoded by the coding sequence ATGAAGATTAGCGAAATTCATATCAAAAATTTTCGTCAGTTTGAAGATTTAAAACTGAATTTGACTTATCCTAAAGATCATCCTACAAAAGCGGGTAGGGCATTGGATAAGGTTTGCATTATTGGGCAGAGTGGGACGGGGAAAACTACTTTGTTGAAAATATTGAGAGAAGGTATTTTATCTTCTCTTTATAATACTGTTCCCACAGTTACTAATGCAATACCTAAAATAAATTTTGGTGAAAATGAGCATGTAAAAGTAAGTTGCATACAATACCTTTCTAATGGAATAGGAGTACCTAACTATAAGATTGGGAATCGAAAAGAAGATGAAAACAATAAATCAAGATATAAGCCTAAAAACCCACAAATAACAAAACAACTATTGTATTTTCCTGAAAACCTTACAAATGTCAAAGATTTTGAGGAAATACAATTTACGAGTGTTGAAGAAAGAAAAAAAACAGATACTCTTTTTCAACTCATGTCTCACTTTTTCTACTTTGAATTTAATCAAGATACTGCTGCTGCTTTATGGAGGAATCACCTAAATATCATCAACAAACACCGAAATTTAGAAGTTGATTTTCGAATAGCACTCACCAAACGTGCTGAAAAAGAATCTGTTGATATCAAATCTGCAATGGAACATTGGAGAGCAGAGAACCCAAACCCTCTAAAAAAATTGGCAGATGAATGTTTGGACAAATTGCTCAACAAACTTCACTTGGCTACCAAAACAGAAATTGACAGCGTTGAAGAACTCAATACCATTCAAATTCAGCTATTGAAGGAGGGAAAAACAATTCCCTACCAAGATTTGAGTACAGGCACTAAACAGATTCTCTATACCGCTTTTCCGCTTTATTATTTGCTGCAAAAAGATACGATTGTATTGATGGATCAACCCGAAAACTCTCTTTATCCTGATATGCAAACTCAAATCGTTCCTTTTTATCTGTCCTTGAATAAAAAGGAAGAAAACGAAACGCAGTTCTTTTTTGCGACCCATTCTCCGCTTATCGCCTCCTCTTTTGAACCGTGGGAAATTGTGGAATTGAAGTTTGATGAAAAAGGGAAGGTCTATCGAGAAAAGTATTATACGGGAGAAGGAACACATATAGATGATTATTTTTTAGATCCTCGGTATTTGCGGTGGGATTCGATTTTGACCAAAGTATTTGATTTGGAGGAAGAAGGGAACACTTCTTTTAGAGCCAAAAAATTGATGGAGTTTTCCATTTTGAAGAATCAACTGACTACATTGAAGGATGAAGGAAAACTGCTTAATCCAACACCCGAAACCCAAAAAACCATTGAAGCCTACAAAAAAGCGGGGCAATTATTGGACTGGACATCTTTAAACGGTCATTAA
- a CDS encoding class I SAM-dependent methyltransferase: protein MIPYTNKPKHFIRSASKSIASFLKEKEEQQFADDQTIDSFGEEWQRFHQFEAAELERIGEEYFDVVNEAMLNKDSRVLDIGCGSGRWSKYVSSRAGFVEAIDPSEAVLVAAELLKEAENVRVTQAGIDEIPFADGSFDFAFCLGVLHHLPNTAEALKKCVDKVKPNGYFLTYLYYSLDNRGATYRLIFKASNLLRQVVSRLPFALKAVVCDVLAVALYMPFVGLGRVLSKIPIVKRLVPMLPLSYYCDKSFYIIRNDALDRFGTPLEKRYSQAEIQMMMEAAGLEDIRFSEKAPFWHGVGRKKGI, encoded by the coding sequence ACCCAAACATTTCATTCGGTCAGCGTCCAAATCCATTGCTTCTTTTTTGAAGGAAAAAGAAGAACAGCAATTCGCTGATGACCAAACGATTGATTCTTTTGGTGAGGAATGGCAGCGTTTTCACCAATTTGAAGCGGCTGAATTGGAGCGCATTGGAGAGGAATATTTTGATGTGGTGAACGAAGCAATGTTGAACAAGGATTCGAGGGTGTTGGACATTGGTTGTGGGAGTGGGCGTTGGTCAAAATATGTGAGCAGTCGGGCGGGATTTGTGGAGGCGATTGATCCGAGTGAAGCGGTTTTGGTGGCGGCAGAATTGTTGAAGGAAGCGGAGAATGTACGGGTGACGCAGGCGGGTATTGACGAAATTCCTTTTGCAGACGGCAGTTTTGACTTTGCTTTTTGCTTGGGGGTTTTGCACCATCTTCCGAATACGGCAGAGGCATTGAAGAAGTGTGTGGATAAGGTGAAACCAAATGGGTATTTTTTGACCTATTTGTATTACAGTTTGGACAACCGTGGCGCAACGTATCGCCTGATTTTCAAGGCTTCCAATCTTTTGCGGCAAGTGGTGAGCCGTTTGCCTTTTGCTTTGAAAGCAGTGGTTTGTGATGTGTTGGCGGTGGCGTTGTATATGCCTTTTGTGGGTTTGGGTCGGGTTTTATCCAAGATTCCGATAGTGAAACGGCTTGTTCCTATGTTGCCCCTCTCCTATTATTGCGACAAAAGTTTTTACATCATCCGCAACGATGCTTTAGATCGTTTTGGTACGCCTTTGGAAAAACGCTATTCTCAAGCAGAAATTCAAATGATGATGGAAGCGGCTGGTTTGGAGGATATTCGGTTTTCGGAGAAGGCTCCGTTTTGGCATGGGGTGGGGAGGAAGAAAGGGATTTAG